The Gillisia sp. Hel_I_86 genome has a segment encoding these proteins:
- the mdh gene encoding malate dehydrogenase: protein MKVTIVGAGAVGASCAEYIAIKNFASEIVLVDIKEGVAEGKAMDLMQTATLNGFDSKIVGSTNDYSKTSGSDVVVITSGIPRKPGMTREELIGINAGIVKEVSGNLIKHSPNTVIIVVSNPMDTMTYLVHKTTGLPKNRIIGMGGALDSARFKFRLSEALECPPSDVDGMVIGGHSDTGMVPLTRLATRNSIPVTAFLSEGRLNQVSEDTKVGGATLTKLLGTSAWYAPGAAVSAMVQAIACDQKKMFPCSALLEGEYGLNDLCIGVPSILGKDGLEKIVEIELTDAEKAKIKESAEGVKKTNDLLTF, encoded by the coding sequence ATGAAAGTTACTATCGTTGGAGCAGGTGCTGTTGGAGCCAGTTGTGCTGAATATATCGCCATAAAGAATTTTGCTTCAGAAATTGTTTTAGTAGATATTAAAGAGGGTGTTGCTGAAGGAAAAGCAATGGATCTAATGCAAACAGCAACCCTTAACGGATTCGATTCCAAGATTGTAGGTTCAACAAACGATTATAGTAAGACTTCCGGTAGTGATGTGGTGGTTATTACAAGTGGAATTCCTAGAAAACCGGGAATGACAAGAGAGGAATTAATTGGGATCAATGCTGGAATTGTAAAAGAAGTTTCGGGAAATTTAATTAAGCATTCTCCAAATACGGTGATTATCGTGGTGAGCAACCCAATGGATACAATGACCTATTTGGTGCATAAAACCACGGGCCTTCCTAAAAATAGAATTATTGGAATGGGCGGTGCTTTGGATAGTGCACGTTTCAAATTTAGATTAAGTGAAGCATTGGAATGCCCTCCTTCAGATGTGGATGGAATGGTAATAGGTGGCCATAGTGATACTGGAATGGTGCCTTTAACAAGATTGGCAACAAGAAATAGTATTCCTGTAACTGCCTTTCTTTCTGAAGGAAGATTGAATCAAGTTTCTGAAGACACGAAAGTAGGTGGGGCAACCTTAACCAAATTATTGGGAACCAGTGCATGGTATGCGCCGGGTGCTGCAGTTTCTGCTATGGTTCAAGCAATTGCTTGCGATCAGAAAAAAATGTTCCCATGTTCTGCCTTATTGGAAGGAGAATACGGTCTAAATGACCTTTGTATAGGTGTTCCATCAATTTTGGGGAAAGACGGATTGGAAAAGATCGTTGAAATTGAATTGACCGATGCCGAAAAAGCGAAGATTAAAGAAAGTGCTGAGGGGGTTAAGAAAACCAATGATTTGTTGACGTTTTAA